Genomic window (Staphylococcus debuckii):
GCCTGTAGAACCAGACGTATAATGTAAAATTAAACCATCTTCTCTATCCAGCCATTCAATATCAAATTGATCGCTTGCTTCATGCAAATCTTTTTTGAAATCTACATATTGAGCATCCACTTCATCATCATCTACTACTACAATCGTTTCTAAATTCGGTAATTTATCTTGAGGAATACGTTCTAATAAGTCTTTGGTAGTCACTATTACTTTAGCATCACTATTTTCTAAACGGTCAGTAACTGCTTTTTCCATAAATGCTTCAAACAACGGTCCAACAATCGCACCAATCTTTAAGATACCGAATAATGCAAAGTATAATTCTGGCGTTCTCGGCATAAAAATAAATACACGATCGCCTTTTTCAACCTTTGCTTTATCTTTCAAAACATTGGCTGCTTTATTTGAGTAGTCTTGCATTTCTTTGAAAGTATAACTTTCTTGACGCTGTGCATCTTTATAATTTAATGCCGTTTTATCGCCTTTGCCATTATCAACATGACGGTCAATACATTCGTAAGCCATATTCACTTTGCCAGTTTCATACCAAGAAAATGCCTTTTCTACTTCTTTCCAATCAAAGTTGTTGTATGCTTCTTCGTAATCTTGAAGGTTATAATTACCTTCTCCCCCTTTGTATACATCGACTTTCATTTGAATTGCCCCCTTCGTTTGAAATCGTTTTCATAATGCTATTATACAAAAACAAAGCACAACATTCAAAATATAATTATGATAATTCTGATTTTTGTGTTAATTATGTTCGAAAAACATTATAATAGTAATAAATGCAAGTAGATATATCAATGGTCATTTTATAGTAAAAGATTCACATTTGAATTGAGCTAAGATATATTTTAAAACATTAAAGGAAGTGGCGATATATGGAACATATCAAAACGTATGTAAGGCAAGATTATACTCGCAACGGTGAAAAGTATGTCATTGAAGGTCCTGTACCGCGCGAAAAACTGGAAACATTTAATTATGATGAAGGACTCGATGCATTCAGAAAACCTATCGAACAATTTGAAGCAATTCAAGAAATTAGTGAGCTGCCTGAAGGACGCATTTATGTATTACGCAAAGCAGACACTATAGTCGGTTATGTAACTTACCACTATCCTGACCCTTTAGAACGATGGTCAACGGGAAACTTGCCTTATTTAGTAGAGCTCGGCGCTATTGAAGTGGCACTTCCCTATCGTGGAACAGGTCTCGGCAGCGAATTAATTAAACAAAGCTTAAGCGAAGATGAATTCGAAGATTATATAATTTTAACAACTGAATATTATTGGCACTGGGATTTGAAAAATTCTAAATTAGATGTATATGAATATAAAAAGTTAATGCAGAATTTAATGGCACAAGGAGGTCTGGAAATTTTTGCGACTGATGACCCGGAAATTACAGGGCATCCTGCGAATTGTTTAATGGCAAGAATTGGTTCACGCATCTCTTTAGATCAAATTAAAGCATTTGACGATGTGCGCTTTATGAACCGCTTTTTCTACTAAAGGGGAGATTTTATGAGTCAAAATAATAAACAAACGGGGTATGTCTATTCTAATCAATTGATGCAATACCGCTTCAGTGATGACCATCCATTTAATCAAATGCGTTTAAAATTAACTACAGAGTTATTAATTGATGCAGGATTATTAAAGCCGGATCAAATCATTACGCCGCGTATTGCAACTGATGAAGAACTGACATTGATTCATTCCTATGATTATGTCAATGCAATCAAGCATGCTTCTCATGGGATTTTAAGTCCATCTGAAGCTAAGAAATATGGATTAGCGGACGAAGATACGTCGCAATTCAAACACATGCATCAGCATAGCGCGCGCATTGTTGGGGGTGCTTTGAAGCTTGCTGATATGATAGTTAATGATGAATTGCAAAATGGCTGTCATTTAGGAGGCGGCTTGCATCATGCATTGCCAGGCAGAGCAAATGGCTTCTGTATTTATAATGATGTCGCTATTACTGCTAAATATTTATCCAAACAATACGGCTTGCGTGTAATGGTGATTGATACAGATGCACACCATGGGGATGGCGTGCAATGGAGCTTTTATACGGAAAATGATATTCTGAATTATTCCATTCATGAAACAGGAAAATTTCTCTTCCCTGGTTCTGGACATTACACAGAACGCGGAAAAGAACAAGGTTTCAGTTATTCAGTGAATGTTCCTCTAGAGCCATACACTGAAGATGATTCTTTTATTGAGTGTTTTAAAAAGACGGTTACACCTGTCGTTCAATCTTATCAACCTGACATATTATTAAGTGTGCATGGGGTGGATATACATTATTTAGATCCACTCACGCATATGAATTGTACATTAGATGCTTTATATGAAGTGCCCTACTACATTAAACACTTAGCAAATACGTATACAAACGGGAAAGTGTTAATGTTCGGCGGCGGTGGTTATAATATTTGGCGTGTGGTGCCGCGAGCTTGGAGTCACGTATTATTAAGTTTGATGGATATGCCGGTCCAACATGGTAATTTGCCAGAAGAATGGATTAGTAAATGGCAGCACTATGCGCCATTGGATTTACCGACTACTTGGGATGATAAACGTTTAGATTACATGGAAATTCCGAGAACTGCTGAAATTTCTGCTAAGAATTTAAAGCATGCGAATCAAGTGGCCAGTTGGTTTTAAAAACAACTCGAAAATGGCATAAGAAAAGCTTGTTACCTGCTTAGGAAGCTACTCTCTATCAATATAACAAAAAAGCTATGCGTAAATTTATAGAATAGATTTCGCATAGCTTTTTTTATATTCAGAGCGAGTTGGGACTATAATTCATCCCGTTCTCTTCATTCCTTAAATTATAGTAGAATTAACGTGTTGTACCACGATATTCGATTCGATAAGGCAAGATAACATTAGAATCTGAAATTTCTTCATTATTCATATATTTTGTTAGTAAACGCATACCTACAGCACCAATATCATACAACGGTTGGATGACACTAGATAATTGTGGACGAACCATTTCTACAAGTCGTGTATTATTAAAGCTTACGACTTGCAAGTCTTCTGGAATTTGAACATTTGCATCTAAAGCTGAATGTACAATACCGATAGCTTGCTCATCACTAATTGATAAAATGGCATCTGGTTGATATTGTGAAATAGTTTCAAACGCATTCACACCATCTTTATATGTTTCTTTACCTGTAAATTTCATTTCATCTTTCAATGATAGATTATGTTTTTCAAGCACTTCGATTAAACTTGCTAAAACATCCGCTTCAGCTTTCTCTGAATTATTGCCTCCGACAAATGCAAATTGCTTTGCCCCTGTTTCAATTAAATGTTCAGTAACGTCAATAGCTGCTTGTTTATAATTAATATTAACAGAAGCAATATGTTCATCGTCATCACTTGTTCCAGACACTACTACAGGTACTGAAGAAGTTTCAATTAATTGTTCTAACTCTTCATCCAATGTACCACCCAAGAAGATAATACCGTCCACTTGCTTGCTAAGCAGATTATTAAAAATTTCTTTAGCTTTTGCGGGATCATTATCTGAATTTGAAATGATTGAATGATATTTATACATTGTCGCAATATCTTCCAAACCACGTGCTAATTGAGAGTAATAGACATTAGAAATATCTGGTATAATTACCCCTACTGTTGTTGTTTTCTTGCTTGCTAGACCTCTAGCAACCGCATTAGGTCTATAATTTAACTTTTTAATGACTGCGTTAACTTTATCTCTGGTTTCTGGTTTCACATTTTGGTTGCCATTTACAACACGAGATACTGTTGCCATGGATACTCGTGCTTCTCTTGCAACGTCATATATAGTAACGGTCATGTCTTCACCCTTTCTGTAAGCGTTTCAAACTCTATTATAATAAGTTTTCATAGCATTTTCAAAGTTTACCACAAATTCTTGCGAACTTAAATTAATATATTCTGTTTGTCACTTTTTTGTCAATAATCATAACTATGTAACTTCTAAAGTGTAAGTGAAACATTGTTTTTCCTATTTATGTGTAAAATAACACGAATAAACTCCTTTCAAAAACGCTGCACCATGAGTACTTCTTTGAAAGGAGTAAATTCACTATCCAATTTTATTTCAATTAATGTAATTGGTTATTATCGTACATATCTGCTAATGGTTTTAATTCATTATAGAATTTATCGAATTGTTCTAAGTCCATTTGTTGTCCGCTGTCACTTAATGCCACTGCTGGATCAGGATGTACTTCTGCCATTACGCCATCTGCTCCAACTGCTAAAGCAGCTTTTGCTGTCGGAAGCATAATATCTTTACGTCCTGTACTATGCGTAACGTCTACCATTACCGGTAAATGTGTACCCTGTTTTAAAATTGGTACAGCTGAAATATCTAATGTATTTCGTGTAGCTTTTTCGTAAGTTCTAATACCACGTTCACATAAGATAATATTACTGTTACCTTGAGAAGCAATGTATTCAGCTGCAAAAATAAATTCTTCGATAGTCGCTGACATACCACGTTTCAATAACACTGGTTTGTTCGTACGTCCTGCTTCTTTCAACAATTCAAAGTTTTGCATATTACGCGCGCCAATTTGGAAAACATCCAAGTATTCATCTGCTAATTCAAAATCTGCTGGCGATACAATTTCACTGACTACATTTAAATTATATTTATCTTTAACATTTTTAAGAATTTTTAATCCTTCTAATCCTAAGCCTTGGAAATCATAAGGTGATGTACGAGGTTTGAATGCACCTCCACGAATAAATTTCAAGCCTTTGTTTTGCAAATCAGCAGCAACTTTATCCACTTGTTCTTGTGATTCTACTGAACAAGGGCCGAAAATAAATGATTTATTTCCATCCCCGATAACACCGCCATTATCAAATTGTACAATAGTGTCTTCAGGTTTTAATTTTCTAGAAACAATAAGATGTTTCTCATGATCAGCTTTTTGTAAATCTGTGGATGCTTTAAAGATTTCTTTAAATAATTGTTTAATTACATTGTCATTAAATGGACCATTATTTTTCTCAATTAATGCATTCAACATTACTTTTTCACGTTCAGGATCATATACCTTTGTTCCCTGCTTACGCTTTTCTTCCCCGATTTTTTGTGCGAGTTCACCACGTTTTACAAAAAGGTCTAAAATTTGTTCGTTAATATTCTCGATTTCATTTCTGTACTGTTCCAACTTATTCATTACCTGGTCACCTCTATGTAATTATTTTATGCATCCAACTTATTACACTTTAAAGCGGTAAAAAATTGAATTTAACAAGTATTGTAGCAGTAAGTCAGTTAAATTTCAAGCTTTATACTAAAATATTCTTATTCTTTAAACGATTTACAATTTTCACATAATTGACTAGTCTATAAACAAAATGGGAGTGAGAGAGAAATAACCTCAGCAAAATTATTTCGTTCTCCCACCCCAGTCAAACTAACCTGAGCAAATAGTGATTGCCAGTTCAGAAATCAAGGGCTAAGACAAATTGATGTCTCAGCCCTCATTCAACCATTAATCATCAAAAGTTTTCTTTTCGATTTTTTTCTTAGTTGTTTCACCTTTTGGTTGGTTATTTTTAGGTGTATTTTGTGATTGTGTTTTTGGTGTTGATTTTGATGTTTTTTTCTGAGCAGATGATTTAGAAGCTGCTGATTTAGATGTATTATTTTGATCTTGTGATTTAGTTTTAGTTGTTGTTTTTTGTGTTGTTGTTTTATTACCTTTAGAAGCTGGCTTTCTTGTTGTTTTTGTTGTTGTTTTAGTAGCATTTTTAGGAGAAGATGCTTTTGCTTCTTTAGTAGTTGTAGCTGCTGTATTTTTTGGTGTGTCTGTTGTTTTCTTAGTTTGTGTTTTTGTTTTTGTTGTTGTAGTGTTATTTACCGTTTTTGATTCTACTTTAGCTGAAGGCTCATCTTTTTTCGCAGCTGGCTGTTTTTGAGATGTTGATTTTTGATCATCTGCTTTTTCTACTTTAGTTGATTTAATATTTTCTTCTGATTTTCCTTCATTAGTAGCTGCAACTTTTTTGGCTGATTCATCATCTTTCTTCGCACTCACTACTGTGTGACCTGCAACATTTTTCTCATTTGATGAGTGGTTTGCAGTTGCTTTATCATGTGTAATTACACCTTTGTCCATTGATGCTTTTTCATGAGTTTGGTTTGTGCGTTTCTCTGCTGCTTTTGGTGAAGCTTTAGGAGTGGATTGAGATGATTTTTTTGCAGCTGGTTTAGAATCTTTTTTAGCAGAATCTTTTTCAGTACCTGCCACAGCTGTCACAGTAGTAACTAGAATCGGTACTGCTGCATAAGAACTAGATTTTACTGGTGCTGCTTTAAATAATTCACTGACTTTAGCAGCTACAGTATTATCATTTTCAATCAATTTAGCTTTTTCTTTTGCTGCCTTAGCATTTCCTTGCGCACTGAATTCACGTGTTGAGGCTGCTGTTGACTGATTTCCAGCAACTTCTTCTTGTGCTTGTGGAGATACATTTGCTAAATCATGCGCTGACGCTTCATTTCTGATTGCTTGTTTTTCTGCGCGTAAAGTATCTACGTCATATTCATGGTCGTCTTGTTTGATTTTTTGGTTCACTTGATTTCTGATTTGCTGCGCAACGTCTTTCATACCTTGCAATTGATCTTGAGCATTTGCTTTTAATGCATCTGTTTGCGCTGACACTTTATCTTTCATTGAAGGTTTATCTTCTTCAAATTGTTTTTCTTGTTGTTTACGTTTTTTAACTTGATTTAAAATAAATCCAACTGCTGAACCAATAAAAGCGCCTGCAATAAAACCAGACACGAAATCTTTACGAACCGTATCGGCCATGGCTTCAACTTCATATATTTCTAACTTAGCTTCATCATTTTTCTTTCTCATGTTTTGCCTCCTATAAATAAAAGCACTTAAACAAAGTTGAATCAACCTCATTTAAGTGCAGTTTGTAAGTACTATAATTGATAATGTTAAGCCTACAGATGAGGTATACAGTTCAATTCGAACTACATTATACCATTAGCCTCTGTAGTTTGCACTTTCTCTTTGTTGCTTTCTATATTGCCATTTATCAGCAATTTCCATAGCAACATTTGACCATTGGATGACTTGTGAAATTTTGTCTTCATTTTGAGAAATGTTATGTGCAATTGAGTTTGTTACTCGGTCCACTGATCCATCTAAATCTTGGATAGAATCACCGATGCCTTTTACTCCATCAACTACAGAATTTAAGCGGTCCACTTTATCTTGAATATCTTCAGTTAAGCGGTTAGCTTTGTGAAGTAAGTCTGTTGATTCACGAGTAATCCCTTGTACTTGACCTTCGATTCCGTCAAGAGTTTTAGCAACATAGTCTAAATTTTTCTTAACAGATACTAAGACTAGCACAATTCCGATTACTAAAACTAAAAATGCTAAAGCTGCAATTAGACCTGCTACAGGTAAAATCCAGTCCATTAAAAACGCCTCCTAAATAGCTTATGTCTTATTTTTTAAAATACCCAAAGCAAAAATAGTATAAACATTTTAAAATTCATTTGTTACGCCATTTTGCTCCATAAAAGCGCGTTCGATTTTTTGAATATCTCCAGCACCCATAAATAAAATAACAGCATTATCAAATTCATTCAATATGTTTACATTTTTTTCACCAATTAATTGAGCACCTGGAATGCGGTCAATTAAATCTTGGATAGTCAAGCTGCCATCATGTTCTCTGATAGAACCAAAGATATCGCATAAGAAAACACGATCAGCTTTGCTCAAGCTGTCTGCAAATTCTTCTAGGAAAGCTTTAGTTCTTGAAAAAGTATGAGGTTGAAAAACAGCAATGACTTCTTTGTTCGGATATTTTTTTCTTGCTGTCTCAATTGTAGCATTAATTTCACGTGGATGGTGGGCATAATCATCAACTAATACTTGATTATGTAACTTTGTTTCATTGAAG
Coding sequences:
- a CDS encoding GNAT family N-acetyltransferase, with product MEHIKTYVRQDYTRNGEKYVIEGPVPREKLETFNYDEGLDAFRKPIEQFEAIQEISELPEGRIYVLRKADTIVGYVTYHYPDPLERWSTGNLPYLVELGAIEVALPYRGTGLGSELIKQSLSEDEFEDYIILTTEYYWHWDLKNSKLDVYEYKKLMQNLMAQGGLEIFATDDPEITGHPANCLMARIGSRISLDQIKAFDDVRFMNRFFY
- a CDS encoding acetoin utilization protein AcuC, whose amino-acid sequence is MSQNNKQTGYVYSNQLMQYRFSDDHPFNQMRLKLTTELLIDAGLLKPDQIITPRIATDEELTLIHSYDYVNAIKHASHGILSPSEAKKYGLADEDTSQFKHMHQHSARIVGGALKLADMIVNDELQNGCHLGGGLHHALPGRANGFCIYNDVAITAKYLSKQYGLRVMVIDTDAHHGDGVQWSFYTENDILNYSIHETGKFLFPGSGHYTERGKEQGFSYSVNVPLEPYTEDDSFIECFKKTVTPVVQSYQPDILLSVHGVDIHYLDPLTHMNCTLDALYEVPYYIKHLANTYTNGKVLMFGGGGYNIWRVVPRAWSHVLLSLMDMPVQHGNLPEEWISKWQHYAPLDLPTTWDDKRLDYMEIPRTAEISAKNLKHANQVASWF
- the ccpA gene encoding catabolite control protein A, which encodes MTVTIYDVAREARVSMATVSRVVNGNQNVKPETRDKVNAVIKKLNYRPNAVARGLASKKTTTVGVIIPDISNVYYSQLARGLEDIATMYKYHSIISNSDNDPAKAKEIFNNLLSKQVDGIIFLGGTLDEELEQLIETSSVPVVVSGTSDDDEHIASVNINYKQAAIDVTEHLIETGAKQFAFVGGNNSEKAEADVLASLIEVLEKHNLSLKDEMKFTGKETYKDGVNAFETISQYQPDAILSISDEQAIGIVHSALDANVQIPEDLQVVSFNNTRLVEMVRPQLSSVIQPLYDIGAVGMRLLTKYMNNEEISDSNVILPYRIEYRGTTR
- a CDS encoding DUF948 domain-containing protein, with protein sequence MDWILPVAGLIAALAFLVLVIGIVLVLVSVKKNLDYVAKTLDGIEGQVQGITRESTDLLHKANRLTEDIQDKVDRLNSVVDGVKGIGDSIQDLDGSVDRVTNSIAHNISQNEDKISQVIQWSNVAMEIADKWQYRKQQRESANYRG
- a CDS encoding bifunctional 3-deoxy-7-phosphoheptulonate synthase/chorismate mutase produces the protein MNKLEQYRNEIENINEQILDLFVKRGELAQKIGEEKRKQGTKVYDPEREKVMLNALIEKNNGPFNDNVIKQLFKEIFKASTDLQKADHEKHLIVSRKLKPEDTIVQFDNGGVIGDGNKSFIFGPCSVESQEQVDKVAADLQNKGLKFIRGGAFKPRTSPYDFQGLGLEGLKILKNVKDKYNLNVVSEIVSPADFELADEYLDVFQIGARNMQNFELLKEAGRTNKPVLLKRGMSATIEEFIFAAEYIASQGNSNIILCERGIRTYEKATRNTLDISAVPILKQGTHLPVMVDVTHSTGRKDIMLPTAKAALAVGADGVMAEVHPDPAVALSDSGQQMDLEQFDKFYNELKPLADMYDNNQLH